AGGAGTTGCAGTTGTAACGGGACTAACAGGAGAAACAGCTTATATTGCTACATTATTAAATGGATCAAAGAAAAGAGGAGCCGTAACGTTTACAACAGGAATTGATATTGGAACTGGAATTTTAATAAAACCAGAAGATGATTTAAACGCAAAAATAACCGAAGCCGCTTCAGGATCAGTATTGGTGCTAATGCCGGGAGATTACACAGTTTTTACAGGTGAAATAGCTTTAAACAAATCGATTACATTACGCGGTTTACGTCCGGGTGATAAACCAAAATTACATGTGAAATTTACTTTGAATGCTGGAGCATCAAGTCTTTCTTTGATTGATTTAGATTTAGACGGAACCGGAATGGATAATGCAGCAGTAATCACTGTTTCCGGCGCAAGTACTACTTATGGTGATATTTTAATCAGCAGCAGTAAAGTGCATGATTATACACGTGCATTAATTGCCGCAAATGCAAGCGGTTCAAAAGTAAATTCTTTTACTGTCGATAATACCATTGTAAAAAATGTAAATACAAACGCGGGTGCTGATTTTATTGATTTCAGAAATACACATGCATCAAGTATCCTACTTAAAAACAGCACATTTGATACTTGTTCAACAGGTAGAGATTTTGTGAGAGTTGATGCCGCTTCTGGTTTATCTGGAACAGGTTTAACTACAAATGTTGTAATTGATGCTTGTACATTGTACAACGTATCAAGTACTGCTGCTCCAAAGCGAATTTTGTATATCCGTTTTGTAAATAATACATCAACAGTAAAAAACACTTTGATAGTTTCAACAACAGCAATTTATACAAATCAGGCCGCCACAACTGCGCCAACTTTCCTTAAAAACTACTATTATGATGCACCAAGTTTTATGGATGCAACGATTAATTTAAATAAAATAGATGCATCAGGAACAACAGCAAATCCACAATTTGTGAATGCTGCCGGTGGAGACTTTACTATTAAAAATCAAACTTTGATCGACAATCAAATTGGAGATCCGCGTTGGATTAAATAAAAATCGTGGTTGATTAATAAGAAAAGCGGGATGCATTTTATGGTGTCCCGCTTTTTTAGTTTTCAGTTTTCAGTCCCAGTTCTCGGTATTCAGTTTGCATATTAACTGAGACTGTATACTGAAAACTGCGACTGAATACTAAAAAGAAAAAACTCATTCAAGTTCGATACAATCAAAAACGTTGTTATTCAAAAGCAATGTGGCAACATCGAGTTCGCTGTCAACTCTTAAAATATTATCGCAGTCTTCTAAATCAAAATTCCATAAAGTTTCAGGCAATAATTTATGAAGAAGGGCAGTTGCTGATTCTAATTTTGACGGGCTATCTACGGAAGTTTTAAACACATAAATCATAATTTGCATTTTTTTGAAGGAGCAAATTTCCAAAAAATGTGGTTTTATTTATTAGGATTCTATAATCAATAATTAGGATTTATCAATCATTTTTCGGTATTGGATAGGCGATATTCCTTCGCTCTTTTTAAAAAAACGGCTAAAGTAAGATTGATCTTCAAGTCCTATTTGTGCTGCGATTTCACCTACAGAAAAAGTAGTTTGAAAAAGCAGGTATTTAGCTTCCAGTAAAATGGTTTCTTCAATCCATTTCGCGGCTGTTTTGCCAGTAACGGTTTTCACGCATTTGTTTAAATGGTTGGGACTTACATTTAAAACCGAAGCATAATAATTTACCTGATGCTGTGTTTTAATATTTTGATGAATTAATTCCTTGAACTTGTTTGAAATAATTTCGGCTGCCGAAATCCCTTTAGAAGTTTTAACCGAATTTTTGCTCATTTCATAAAACAAAGCAATCAAATATGATTGTACAATATTCAGATTGGCGCGGGGAGTTTCAGAATATTCCCTTTTCAAACGGTCTAAAATCGTGACAACAGTTTGGATATCTTCTGAAGCCAAACTCACTTTAGGATTTCCAGAAACTTTTAAAAAATCGAAATCATTCAGCATTTCTCGGCTTCCATATTTCCCAATTAAAATATCAGGATGAAATTGGCAGATGTATCCCGTATGCGAACTGTAAATATTATCAATTGAAAAAATCTGTCCGGCTGGAACCATTATAATCTCATTAGTCGTCGTTTGAAACTCTTCATACCCGGTTTTCATAATATGCGTGCCTGATGATACAAAAATTAAGGTATGACAACTATGCTTAGATGGCGGGACTGGATATTGAAGACGCATCATTTCTTCTGTTCTCAAACAAAAAAAATGATCCGAATTGGACTTGAAAAGCAAATGCATCGGATTATCTTCGCCAAGAAATCTCTCCCGAAAACCTTTTGCTTCATACGTTTTTATTTTTTCAGCCGGCTTTGTCTTCATACTTAATAATACAATCTAAAATCAAGTAATTTACAAAGCGCATAATGCTTTTGAAACAATTCTTCAACCACTTCAGTTAGGTCATCATTTTCCTGATACAGACTAAAAAAAGCTTTGTCAATGGTACTGCAGCTGGCAATTTTGTTATAAGTAGAGCCATAACCAGAAATGGCGCGTGCACCCGTAATATCAAGAAAATATTGAGCTTCTTCGTCGTTGAGGTCCAATCTTTTTTTATTGGCAAAATGAATAATCTTTCCTTTCATTTTTCCTTCAAAAAGTTCGGCTATTTCTTCTATGCTGTAATAATAGTCATGAAGGCAGATATTATTTTCCTGTCCCGGCATTACCAAATAAATGATTTCATAATCCTTAAAATTATGATCATCATAAAGAAGCGCAGTTAAACTTTCTTCAAGTCCTTCAATAGTGTCGCAGGTTTTATAAATGCTGGCAATGCCCTGATCAAAAGCAATTTCTTCGAGATTTTTAACCACATCAGTAGTCGTAACGATGTCTATGTCCTGAACGCCTTCCAGGCAGAAAATAAATTTTTCATTATCCATACTCATGTCTTTTCGGTTCTCGGAGAACTGGGTTTAAGACAAATATATTTTTTTAAATGGAAAAACCGGTATGAGATCAGGATTTTAACTTGTTTTTTGTAATCGTTCAAAATATACACCTAATAGATGGTGCATTATAATTCATTACCAAACCATCTTCAGTTGGTGCAGAAACAATCTAACCCCATAAAAGATAATTAGTAAATTTAGTTTTAGAAATAGTCAGTATACGCCACGTAAAGAATTACCACAGTTGGTATATACAATCTTATCGAAAGTCTTTTTACGCAGCTTTTTGCGCAAGTTCTTTTTTCTCCGAAACCCTAAGCTGGTTTTCAGTACAAAGAAGTCTTTCTTTCAGACCATTTTTTTGGACTTCAATTAGATAATGGTACGTCATCTCCTTGATTGCAGATTTTTTGATGAGCCCTTTTTTGAAATCTATTTTTCTTTCTATCACTGTTGCCTTATAAGATCTCCCACTTAATGTCGTGTAGGATACATCTTGTCCTTTTACAAATTTCATTGTTTTAGCTTTTTGTTTTTAAATTATTCGCTAATACTCGTAAGTTTCTTTTTTTGCTGAAGAGAGTGAAAAAATAATTATTAAGGGGACTAAAAATTTTTTCCTTACAGAGGTGCAATGTAAAAAGATTCAAAAATTTGACACTGCGTATTTATACCTGTTTTTGAATATTCTCTAAAATTTTATTTGTGCGAAAAGGCTTTATAATTAAGGCTTTGCGTGCAAAAAATGATACAATTTGGGACAGCCTTTTTAGCCTTTTTCCGAAGTCAATTTCCTAGTTTTGATGTATTAAAATTCATTCCCAATCAATTAAAGAAGAGAAAAATGGTGCACGAAAGAGTAATGGAAAAACTGGCAATTTTAGCCGATGCAGCAAAATATGATGTCTCGTGTTCATCCAGCGGCAGCAAACGGAAAAATACAGGAAAAGGTATTGGTGAAGCTTCGGGAAACGGAATTTGTCATGCTTATACCGAAGACGGACGCTGCGTTTCTCTACTTAAAATTTTACTAACCAATCATTGTATTTTCGACTGCGCCTATTGTGTTAGCAGAAAAAGCAATGATATTAAGCGTGCCGCTTTTACTGTTCAAGAAGTAGTAGATTTGACGATTGGTTTTTACCGAAGAAATTATATTGAAGGTTTGTTTTTGAGTTCGGGAATTTTTGACAATCCTGATTATACCATGGAACGTTTGGTAAGAATTGTAAAGAAACTTCGCTTAGAAGAAAACTTTAACGGTTATATTCATCTCAAAGCCATTCCAGGTGCGAGTGCCGAACTTTTGAAAGAAGCCGGACTATATGCCGATCGTTTGAGTGTAAATGTCGAAATGCCAACAGAACAAAGCCTGAAATTACTGGCTCCAGATAAAAATCATATCGATGTTATTAAACCAATGGAATATTTGAAAAATGAAATCGTTGGGTACAAAGAAGAAAAAAAACAAAACTACAAAGCACCACTTTTTGTGCCAGCGGGACAAAGCACACAGATGGTTATTGGCGCTACAAAAGAGAATGATCTCGAAATTCTGGGAATGGCAAATTATTTCTATGAAAAAATGAATATGCGTCGTGTTTATTATTCAGGTTATGTGCCAATAAGTTACGATAGCAGACTTCCGGCAATTGGAACACCTGTTCCCATGATTCGCGAAAACCGTTTGTATCAGGCCGATTGGTTAATTCGTTTTTACGGATTTAATGTCAATGAAATTGTAGGTTTTGATCAGCCTAATCTTGATTTGGATATTGATCCAAAATTGGGATGGG
This is a stretch of genomic DNA from Flavobacterium endoglycinae. It encodes these proteins:
- a CDS encoding DUF5123 domain-containing protein, which translates into the protein MKTKYLFKGLTVLFLLAMAVTGCESYNEAVINDLNVSREFSPTGLTARVRNQTTVELNWTVKENEETDHYVVEISADDPEFKTIYKTVNVAPTELPVQIALEGETVYSIRVKSVSSKGLADSKWSVTTATTLTEQLFSAVQDADIEAKQVTLRWTPNSAVTEITVAPGGITHTITPAEKAAGVAVVTGLTGETAYIATLLNGSKKRGAVTFTTGIDIGTGILIKPEDDLNAKITEAASGSVLVLMPGDYTVFTGEIALNKSITLRGLRPGDKPKLHVKFTLNAGASSLSLIDLDLDGTGMDNAAVITVSGASTTYGDILISSSKVHDYTRALIAANASGSKVNSFTVDNTIVKNVNTNAGADFIDFRNTHASSILLKNSTFDTCSTGRDFVRVDAASGLSGTGLTTNVVIDACTLYNVSSTAAPKRILYIRFVNNTSTVKNTLIVSTTAIYTNQAATTAPTFLKNYYYDAPSFMDATINLNKIDASGTTANPQFVNAAGGDFTIKNQTLIDNQIGDPRWIK
- a CDS encoding helix-turn-helix domain-containing protein gives rise to the protein MKTKPAEKIKTYEAKGFRERFLGEDNPMHLLFKSNSDHFFCLRTEEMMRLQYPVPPSKHSCHTLIFVSSGTHIMKTGYEEFQTTTNEIIMVPAGQIFSIDNIYSSHTGYICQFHPDILIGKYGSREMLNDFDFLKVSGNPKVSLASEDIQTVVTILDRLKREYSETPRANLNIVQSYLIALFYEMSKNSVKTSKGISAAEIISNKFKELIHQNIKTQHQVNYYASVLNVSPNHLNKCVKTVTGKTAAKWIEETILLEAKYLLFQTTFSVGEIAAQIGLEDQSYFSRFFKKSEGISPIQYRKMIDKS
- a CDS encoding putative DNA modification/repair radical SAM protein; protein product: MVHERVMEKLAILADAAKYDVSCSSSGSKRKNTGKGIGEASGNGICHAYTEDGRCVSLLKILLTNHCIFDCAYCVSRKSNDIKRAAFTVQEVVDLTIGFYRRNYIEGLFLSSGIFDNPDYTMERLVRIVKKLRLEENFNGYIHLKAIPGASAELLKEAGLYADRLSVNVEMPTEQSLKLLAPDKNHIDVIKPMEYLKNEIVGYKEEKKQNYKAPLFVPAGQSTQMVIGATKENDLEILGMANYFYEKMNMRRVYYSGYVPISYDSRLPAIGTPVPMIRENRLYQADWLIRFYGFNVNEIVGFDQPNLDLDIDPKLGWALRNLDKFPVDINTADLELILRIPGIGVSSAKKIVAARRFKRLQPEDLQKLGIAYSRSKYFLAFASPFQLQRDLTSIQIKDHILNTQKSKYKNDFSNQLSLF
- a CDS encoding DUF6642 family protein, yielding MDNEKFIFCLEGVQDIDIVTTTDVVKNLEEIAFDQGIASIYKTCDTIEGLEESLTALLYDDHNFKDYEIIYLVMPGQENNICLHDYYYSIEEIAELFEGKMKGKIIHFANKKRLDLNDEEAQYFLDITGARAISGYGSTYNKIASCSTIDKAFFSLYQENDDLTEVVEELFQKHYALCKLLDFRLYY